TTTGAAATGGGCTTACTTTAAAAACTGATTCACTTAGTGTGTCTTGGAAAAGGGCTTACTTTAAAAACTGATTCACTAAGTGTGTCTTGGAAACGGGCTTACTTTAAAAACTGATTCACTTAGTGTGTTTTGGAAACATACTTCCTTTAAAAACTAATTCACTAAATGTGTTTTGGAAACGGGCTTCCTTTAAAAAAACTGATGAACTTAATGTGTCTTGGAAACGGgcttcctttaaaaaaaactgattcACTTAGTGTGTCTTGGAAACATGCTTCCTTTAAAAACTGATTCACTTAGTGTGTCTTGGAAACGGGCTTCCTTTAAAAAACTGATTCACTTAGTGTGTCTTGGAAACGGGCTTACTTTAAAAAACTGATTCACTTAGTGTGTCTTGGAAACGGGCTTACTTTAAAAACTGATTCACTTAGTGTGTCTTGGAAACGGGCTTACTTTAAAAACTGATTCACTTAGTGTGTCTTGGAAACGGGCTTACTTTAAAAAACTGATTCACTTAATGTGTCTTGGAAACGGgcttcctttaaaaaaaactgattcACTTAGTGTGTCTTGGAAACATCCTTCCTTTAAAAACTGATTCACTTAGTGTGTCTTGGAAACGGGCTTACTTTAAAAACTGATTTACTAAGTGTGTCTTGGAAACGGGCTTCCTTTAAAAACTGATTCACTTAGTGTGTCTTGGAAACCGGGCTTCATTTAAAAACTGATTCACTTAGTGTGTCTTGGAAACGGGCTTACTTATAAAACTGATTTACTTAGTGTGTCTTGGAAACGGGCTTACTTTAAAAACTGATTCACTTAGTGTGTCTTGGAAACGGGCTTACTTTAAAAACTGATTCACTTAGTGTGTCTTGGAAACGGGCTTACTTTAAAAACTGATTCACTTAGTGTGTTTTGGAAACATGCTTCCTTTAAAAACTGATTCATTTAGTGTGTTTTGGAAATGGGCTTACTTTAAAAACTGATTCACTTAGTGTGTCTTGGAAACGGGCTTACTTATAAAACTGATTTACTTTGTGTGTCTTGGAAACGGGCTTAATTTAAAAACTGATTCACTAAGTGTGTCTTGGAAACCAGGCTTCCTTTAAAAACTGATTCACTTAGTGTGTCTTGGAAACGGGCTTACTTTAAAAACTGATTCACTTAGTGTGTCTTGGAAACATGCTTCCTTTAAAAACTGATTCATTTAGTGTGTTTTGGAAATGGGCTTCCTTTAAAAACTGATTCACTTAGTGTGTCTTGGAAACATCCTTTCTTTACAAACTGATGTACTGAATTTGACGTGGACACATGCATCCTTTTAAAAACTGATATGCGTTGTTTAAAAAGTGATATGCATGTACTGTTAACGCCATAGACACTGCGATAGTAATACAGCGATATTGCAATATACACTGCTAAAGCCTTGCCCACACGATCCCGATTTGAATATTTTCTCTGACCCTCTAATATTATCGAGTTAAATGTTACGGTACCATCGTGAATTCTATGACGGCCGTTAATATTGCTCTACTTGGTGCCATACAGATAATCATAATTGCAATGACACCTTTTTGCGTACGTGACTGTTTTGTTCATGATCAGTATGATACGGTAAACCAACGAATAAACCGTGAttataaaatgccatttaaacTTTGTAAACAACCATGACCCCATAAACTGTAAAACACACTTAGCGTTCACTCTTTAtgcaaaaaacacaaacaaataaaaacaaagaacaaaagAAGAGAAATAAACACTCGTGTAAATTATCATCacggtcatgaaaatatttaatatagtgtaccaACCTGAAGAGGCTATCAATCTAAACTACTCAAATTATTAATCATCATTTGTTGCTTTAAATGAATACTATAAATTTTCGTTTTATCCCATCACATGTACGAGGGTTGTCTCGATTGCACCTAGGTTATGACCGTTGTCTTTGATATTAAAATGGTCAACatcatattttgtcaaatgagaAGGCAGCTTAAGTCAGTCGTAATTGACTgaaatcaggtgaagcggtagatataaacaCTGTCAGTGtgtagtttacaaaatattatgtagaccactaagaaaaatgaagacttaaaacttGAATTGATGATTGTGCGACAACGTGCTTACCAACAACCTTAACCAGTGCTTAATGTTGGCATGGTTACGGTTTTTATCACTAGTTTAACAAACTTGTCTCATAAATATCAGTTATGACATACTATTGTGACTTCGTTGACAGAAAAGTTTACATGTTATGTTCATGGCAGTAGTGCATGTTTAAATTAGCGTACGCAGCTTGACATGCTTCAGTAAATTATCACCACAAAGGTTGTGACTATATATAACAATTCAACCTTAACTACGTTTTGAAATAAGAATTATAtcatacatataataaacagtTTGCAATTCAGAAATTGGCAAACAGTAACCCCATgatgtaaacaattaaatatatgaaactttttgcagattaatttctataataatgcatatttgatgagatattttgttaaacatttaaaacagatgacattaactttttttttccatttcatgTACGTCTCTATGACATGATAGTTAATTATGAGTGTTTAATAATTagatacatacaaaatatatataatttattattgaaactgagttgtaatgtttgattttgatcAATGTTTCGCTATTGTTTATGCAATTTTGGAGatacaatataaatgtataaaattcgGTGGCTGTGAAAAAATACAGTCGCATCCAAGGATCGTACCGGTTGGATTGCCGGTCCGGTATGCTTACCTCTACGGTCCATTTTGGACTTATCTAAAAGCATATCTATGTAAGTGACCTGACTATACTGAAGTACCTCTGTAGTATATCATGCCTGTCATACAATGTCCTTTAATTCCCTGACCATCACCCTAGAGTACGAGGCTGACCATGGTCGGATCCCCCCTGGCGCCATAATCATGATGAACTCTGGCTGGGCCCGAAAGTACCCGGACTCCAACAAGGTGTTTGGTTCACAGAACCTCTCAGATCCTCTCTCCTTCCGGTTTCCTGGCTTCAGTCTGGAAGCCTGCAAGTTCATGCTCAATAAGAGACAGGTTTGTACATAAACGTTTTAAAACACGTAGTATTACCCTTTATTACGAAATCCTGTTAGGGCCTTCGCGATCCCTACCCTAGCCCTTTGAACATgtccaagaaaaaaatgtttaatgattaaATTTTCATGTTCAATTTGTACAATATAAAGTAAAACCTCTTGGTAGGCATTAAAAAAGATGCGCCGATGGAACGATACATATCGCGGCTTCCTTTCCCCTGACACAGTTATTAAAACAGATGCGCCGATGGAACGATACATATCGCGGCTTCCTTTCCCCTGACACAGTTATTAAAACAGATGCGCCGATGGAACGATACATATCGCGGCTTCCTTTCCCCTGACACAGTTGTTAAAACAGATGCGCCGATGGAACGATACATATCGCGGCTTCCTTTCCCCTGACACAGTTATTAAAACAGATGCGCCGATGGAACGATACATATCGCGGCTTCCTTTCCCCTGACACAGTTGTTAAAACAGATGCGCCGATGGAACGATACATATCGCGGCTTCCTTTCCCCTGACACAGTTGTTAAAACAGATGCGCCGATGGAACGATACATATCGCGGCTTTCTTTCCCCTGACACAGTTGTTAAAACAGATGCGCCGATGGAACGATACATATCGCGGCTTCCTTTCCCCTGACACAGTTATTAAAACAGATGCGCCGATGGAACGATACATATCGCGGCTTCCTTTCCCCTGACACAGTTATTAAAACTGATGCGCCGATGGAACGATACATATCGCGGCTTCCTTTCCCCTGACACAGTTATTAAAACAGATGCGCCGATGGAACGATACATATCGCGGCTTCCTTTCCCCTGACACAGTTATTAAAACAGATGCGCCGATGGAACGATACATATCGCGGCTTCCTTTCCCCTGACACAGTTATTAAAACAGATGCGCCGATGGAACGATACATATCGCGGCTTCCTTTCCCCTGACACAGTTATTAAAACAGATGCGCCGATGGAACGATACATATCGCGGCTATCTTTCCCCTGACACAGTTATTAAAACAGATGCACCGAAGTAAATGTCAAATCTCGCATctattttttcaatttgtacagTATTTTATATATGGTTAAACCTCTTGgcagtaaatgaaaaaaaaatgcgcCGATACAACACTAAATATCGCGATCTTTTCTTCGGacaatcttatttaaaaaagatgaacCGAAGTATATGGCGAACCTCGCGTCTTGTTTAtctaatttcaaatgaaaacacaagGGTTTTCCAATACAAAGTACAACAAATTTGaggaaaaaatgtgaaaatgtataaaaaatgtcgcgttatttttttttgctaataAGGCGAGGTGTGGGGTCGCGATGGCCCTTATAGTATTCCGTAACAATGGCTTTCTTGTCTGTTtcttataatacatgtattctcGAAATATTCCAATGATTTCTAGCTTGTCTATCAACTTTCTTGTAAAGAGATGCAGCGTTGAACTCCCAATATGCTATAAACTATATAGTTGGTGAAGCTCAATAAACGACATATCAATTATCCAATGATTCTGTGCCAGCTTAACAGTTAATGTCGAATGTCATATGTCTTGCCAGCTCAACATTAAATGTCGAATGCCTCATGCCATGCAAGCCCAACATTAAATGTCGAATACCCCATGCCACGCAAGCTTAACATTAAATGTCGAATGTCCCATGCCATGCCAGCTCAACATTAAATGTCGAATACCCCATGCCACGCAAGCTTAACATTAAATGTCGAATGTCCCATGCCATGCCAGCTCAAAATTAAATGTCGAATGTCCCATGCCAGCTCAATATTAAATGCCGAATGCCATGCCAGCTCAACATTAAATGTCGAATGTCCCATGCCATGCCAGTTcaatattaatgtcaaatgtCCCATGCCATGCCAGCTCAACATTAAATGTCGAATGTCCCATGCCATGCCAGCTCAACATTAAATGTCGAATGTCCCATGCCGTGCCAGCTCAACATTAAAATGTCGAATGTCACATTAAATGTCGAGTTTCTAAGGTCACGTGAGTTCAATATTAAAAGTagaatgcccaatgtcgtgccacCTCAACATTCAATGTCTCGTTGTCCAATTTCTtacatacaatatttaatttccAAGGTCGTTCAAGCTCAATATTAaatgtctaatgtccaatgtcgttccAGTTGGGCATTTAGACTCGAATGTCCTGGCAGCTCGACCTTTAATACCGAATGTCCAATGCTGTAGATTTATAGATTGACATTTTCGGACGTATTCAAACCACATTTAATGCATATATCTGCAGGTCAGTGTGGTAGGAGTGGACACACCGTCCGTGGATCCCGGAATCGCTCCTGAATACTATTGCCACAACCACCTCCAGCCGAGTGGCGTTCCCTTACTCGAGTACGTGGCCAACCTGGATGCGATCCCTGTGCGCGGCTCCACTATCGTGCTTGGAGCCATCAAGATGCGTGAGGGGACCGGCGGCCCCACCCGGATATTCGCCCTCCTGGATGACGAGAACGATGGGTTTATCAATGGGGCCAATAGTGTTTCCTCTCGGGGTGCAATCGGGCTTCTGTCGTTGTCAACGTTGTATGTTTTGTGTCAGGCGGTCTACTTCTAGATCGAAGGCCCTCATCATATTTGCGAGTTTTGTAATTGCACGATTGGAAaatgaatttgttgttttgtcaacatATGATCTTTTCCTTTCACTTATCGAACCTTCCTCTTATAAACTTTTCTGCCTTGCGTCTTTTTATAATAAGTTCCAGTGTCACTGACTTTGAAACAATTGAACGGTTGCAAAACACGATGTGTGCGTGTTACTGTATttgtatacacatgtatgtgtgcgtacttgtatgtgtagctaCACGTTCGTGTGAAAGTTGAAGTTATTTGTGAAATTTCACCTAAAACTTTTACTTTTATGCTCGCGGATAATCGAATAAATCACTTTCAATGCGCTAGCGTATGTGCGATACTAAATGTGTAGAATGTTCCTGGATTACGTAGTGCACCAAGAAGTCCACCAGAAACGTAACCTGACAATTAGAGTAGTGTTTTGTAATTTCTTCAATTGTTTGTACGGTTActatattgtaaataaacactctGTAGTGTGTCACATTATCCGTGTTTTTTTGTTCCTCAGAAACGCAATTAATGAGAAAGAAGGGCCTCAGACCAGTAACATCGCATTGCTGTGAAATAGTTTTGACACAGTGGTTTTATGTTAAATCAGGGTCTTTAATTCCTAACCTTAAagccatttaagatatttacacAGAATAAGTGCGCAAATGTGTAGAAAGGCAAATAACGTTGACTTTAATATATGTTGAGTTCCAATCTGACGTACAAATACAATAAAGCTACACGATGTGACAATCTATCAATTTTATTCAACTCATTGAAATAATTGCATTCAAAAAACGTTACATGTTTGCATTTCATGTCATGCACGCCAAAGTGCGTTAAGCCTAAGGTTAAGAAAACGGCCCCTTGGCTTTTTATAAATGCATGCACggttttaatcaattttttatcaaacttttcaCCTGAACACAAATTAAGTAGTTGTGCATGTTTGAAGTAAACCACAATACATAGTAAATAAACATGCTCTGCATCGTTCAATTTTGTTATCACGCAAGAAGATTTTTTGcgacaaatttaaaatatttacattaaactttCAGGTAGGGTGATATTAAATTTATGCAGCTCGACTTGCTTCTGTAGTCACCACCACGGCCTTAGCTAGATTTAGCTCGATGGCAATTCGACCTTGGCTTCGTTTTAAAGTAGGAATCAgctcattattaaaacaaaattaccatGCAACTCAGAAATTGACAAACAGTAACCCCACGATGTTAACACAGGTTATTGCCCTTGTGTATTATACAGATGGAATACGTGTCGttgggttatggcccttgttcAATATATAGATGAGACTAGTTTCGttgggttatggcccttgtataatatgCAGATGAGATAAGTGTCGTTGGATCATGatccttgtataatatacagataaGAAATGTGTCGTTGGGTTACGGCCCTTGTATAACACACAGATGGGATACGTGTCGTTGGGTTATAGCCCTTGTATAACACACAGATGGGATACGTGTCGTTGGGTTATAGCCCTTGTATAACACACAGATGGGATACGTGTCGTTGGGTTATAGCCCTTGTATAACACACAGATGGGATACGTGTCGTTGGGTTATAGCCCTTGTATAACACACAGATGGGATACGTGTCATTGGATTATAGCCCTTGTATAACACACAGATGGGATACGTGTCGTTGGGTTATAGCCCTTGTATAACACACAGATGGGATACGTGTCGTTGGGTTATAGCCCTTGTATAATTTAAAGATGGGATAAGTGTCGCTGGGATATGGCCCATGTATAATATACAGACATAATAAGTGTCgttggattatggcccttgtataatatacagatgggaTTAGTGTTgttggattatggcccttgtataatatacagatgtgATTAGTGTCGTTGGAATATTgcaattgtataatatacagctGGGATAAGTGTCGttgggttatggcccttgtgTAATTTAAAGATGGGATAAGTATCGttgggttatggcccttgtataatatacagattgATTAGTGTCGTTGGGGTAAGGCCCTTGTATAATACCCAGATGGGATTAGTGTCGttgggttatggcccttgtataacATAAAGATGGGAAAAGTGTCGCTGGGTTAGGGTCCTTGTGTAACATACAGATGGGATAAGTGTCgttggattatggcccttgtataatatacagatgggaatagtgtcgttgggttatggcccttatataatatacagatgggaTAAGTGTCGTTGGATTATggtttttgtataatataaagATGGGATAAGTGTCgttggattatggcccttgtataatatacagatgggaTAAGTGTCGTTGGATTATGgccattgtataatatacagatgggaTAAGTGTCgttggattatggcccttgtataatatacagatgggaTAAGTATCGTTGGGTTATGGCCCTTGCATAACTTAAAGATGGGATAAGTGTCGttgggttatggcccttgtataatatacagatgtgATTAGTGTCGTTGGGTTATgacccttgtataatatacagatggaataagtgtcgttgggttatggcccttgtataattTAATGATGGGATAAGTGTCGTTaggttatggcccttgtataattTAATGATGGGATAAGTGTCGTTAGGTAatggcccttgtataatatacagatgggaTACTGGTCGttgggttatggcccttgtataatatacagatgggataagtgtcgttgggttatggcccttgtataattTAATGATGGGATAACTGTCGTAaggttatggcccttgtataatatacagacgTAATAAGTGTCGTTGGGAATtggcccttgtataatatacaaatgTGATAAGTGTCgttggattatggcccttgtataatatacagatgggaTAAGTGTCgttggattatggcccttgtataatgGGATAAGTGTCGttgggttatggcccttgtataattTAATGATGGGATAAGTGTCGTTaggttatggcccttgtataatatacagatgtgATCAGTGTCGTTGGGTTTTCGCCCTTGCATAATATACAGATGGGATTAGTGTCGTTGGATTATGGCCATTGTATAATTAACATATGGGATAAGTGTCGTTGGATTATGGctcttgtataatatacagatgttATTAGAGTCgttggattat
Above is a genomic segment from Mya arenaria isolate MELC-2E11 chromosome 2, ASM2691426v1 containing:
- the LOC128243728 gene encoding isatin hydrolase-like; the encoded protein is MLGITFISLCVTLALGRRVVDLTHTFDQNAPKYPLEQWVDKGLDWNMFRMTTLMAKYIGPQNRTWLTLKVTEYYEHQGTHMDAPMHSARGGEDMASISPERLVGPGIVIDVTDKAESDVNYAVTVEDLKKYEADHGRIPPGAIIMMNSGWARKYPDSNKVFGSQNLSDPLSFRFPGFSLEACKFMLNKRQVSVVGVDTPSVDPGIAPEYYCHNHLQPSGVPLLEYVANLDAIPVRGSTIVLGAIKMREGTGGPTRIFALLDDENDGFINGANSVSSRGAIGLLSLSTLYVLCQAVYF